In Paenibacillus sp. BIC5C1, a genomic segment contains:
- a CDS encoding Mini-ribonuclease 3: protein MSEEQLEKLSESVEHAEQREEQQSDEQSLSVDQGGWFPYPPSRPARLIPPIALAYIGDAVYEVAVRQYLLSKANMRPNHLHRSATGLVSAKAQSRILTGIEAELTEEERDIVRQGRNAKSGSIPKNADVLEYRHATALECLIGYLYSSGRHDRMIELIRRGIEHAEQHSHSPTK from the coding sequence ATGAGCGAAGAGCAACTGGAAAAGTTGTCTGAATCCGTCGAACATGCCGAGCAACGAGAGGAACAACAGAGTGATGAACAATCTCTGAGCGTTGACCAGGGAGGATGGTTTCCTTATCCCCCCTCCCGGCCAGCACGGTTGATTCCTCCCATCGCTCTCGCATACATTGGTGATGCGGTATATGAGGTTGCCGTACGGCAGTATCTGTTGTCCAAAGCCAACATGCGTCCCAACCACCTGCACCGCAGTGCGACCGGTTTGGTATCGGCGAAGGCACAGAGTCGCATTCTCACTGGTATTGAGGCTGAGCTGACCGAGGAAGAACGTGACATTGTCAGACAAGGTCGTAATGCCAAGTCTGGCAGTATTCCCAAAAACGCAGATGTTTTGGAATATAGACATGCCACAGCTCTGGAGTGTCTGATCGGTTACCTGTATAGCAGTGGTCGTCATGATCGCATGATTGAATTAATTCGCCGGGGCATCGAGCATGCGGAACAACATTCGCATTCACCGACAAAATAA
- the cysS gene encoding cysteine--tRNA ligase, whose product MTLQIYNTMSRTKENFVPQELGKVKMYVCGPTVYDYIHIGNARPVIFFDTVRGYLEQTGHEVNYVVNFTDVDDKLIRKAEQLGTDVPHVAEKFIAAYYEDLEGLGIPKASSNPRVTENMPLIIDFIRELVEKDFAYENGGDVYYRTGKFAEYGKLSKQNLQELQFGIRIGVDERKEHPEDFVLWKAAKPGEIFWSSPWGDGRPGWHIECSAMAREYLGDTLDIHGGGQDLQFPHHECECAQSEVLTGKPLANYWMHNGFIRIDNEKMSKSLGNGVLVKDLRNQYKREAIRYFMLSTHYRNPLNFTEDTMEQAQNSVDRIANAVGNLNHRLQAVSVDQAVSAEFAARLEQIRQQYHEKMQDDFNTPDAITALFEWAGEANQLLQQDVVNAADIRALLELFSELNAVLRIYTEAEPELLDEEIERLIEERNEARKSKNWARADEIRDELSAQGILLEDTAQGMRWRRK is encoded by the coding sequence ATGACGCTTCAAATTTACAATACGATGAGTCGTACCAAAGAGAATTTTGTTCCTCAAGAGCTGGGGAAAGTGAAAATGTATGTGTGTGGGCCTACCGTATATGATTACATTCATATCGGGAATGCACGTCCAGTTATCTTTTTCGACACGGTTCGCGGATACCTGGAACAAACAGGTCATGAAGTGAACTATGTCGTGAACTTCACTGATGTTGATGACAAACTCATTCGCAAGGCCGAGCAGCTTGGCACGGATGTTCCTCATGTTGCCGAGAAGTTTATTGCGGCTTATTACGAGGACCTCGAAGGGCTGGGGATTCCGAAGGCAAGCAGTAATCCAAGAGTGACGGAAAACATGCCACTCATTATTGATTTTATCCGTGAGCTGGTTGAAAAGGACTTCGCCTATGAAAATGGTGGCGACGTATATTATCGCACAGGCAAATTCGCGGAGTATGGCAAACTGTCTAAGCAAAACCTTCAGGAATTACAGTTTGGAATTCGTATTGGGGTAGATGAGCGCAAAGAGCATCCGGAAGATTTCGTACTCTGGAAAGCTGCAAAACCGGGTGAGATTTTCTGGTCCAGTCCATGGGGTGATGGTCGTCCGGGCTGGCATATCGAGTGCTCTGCCATGGCACGGGAATACCTGGGGGATACGTTGGATATTCACGGCGGAGGACAGGATTTGCAGTTCCCGCACCATGAGTGCGAATGCGCTCAATCCGAGGTATTGACTGGAAAACCACTGGCAAACTACTGGATGCACAACGGATTTATCCGTATTGATAACGAAAAAATGTCGAAATCACTCGGCAACGGTGTACTTGTCAAAGACCTTCGCAATCAATATAAACGTGAAGCCATTCGTTATTTCATGTTGTCTACCCACTATCGCAATCCGTTGAACTTCACGGAAGATACGATGGAACAGGCACAGAATAGTGTGGACCGGATCGCCAATGCCGTAGGTAACCTTAATCATCGCTTGCAAGCTGTGAGCGTGGATCAGGCTGTGTCAGCAGAGTTTGCAGCGAGACTGGAGCAGATTCGTCAACAGTATCATGAGAAAATGCAGGACGACTTCAATACGCCTGATGCGATTACGGCACTGTTTGAATGGGCTGGGGAAGCTAACCAACTGTTGCAGCAAGATGTGGTGAACGCTGCGGACATTCGCGCTCTGCTGGAATTATTCAGTGAGCTGAATGCGGTGCTTCGCATCTATACCGAGGCTGAACCGGAGCTTTTGGACGAAGAAATCGAACGTCTTATTGAAGAACGTAACGAAGCGCGCAAGTCCAAAAACTGGGCTCGGGCTGATGAAATTCGCGATGAACTGTCTGCGCAGGGCATCTTGCTTGAGGATACCGCTCAAGGAATGAGATGGCGCCGCAAATGA